ATATTCTCATGGAAcgaattatcattgatttcaatcatcCCGGTGATTATATCATCGATTGGAATGTATTTTGCACCAGAATCACCAATCCATTTGATACAATgtaaacaatcaaaacagGCATTACAATCATTGGAACGACTTCGAACCAAAGAAAGTGATATTGttattgaattaattgaattagaAGATAGAATCCTAttaaacaatcaacaattacAAACTAATATGGATGGAAAATCAAGCCTTACATCTTTTTTAAGACGACCAGATGTTTACCATCCTATGGTCATTGCGATAAtgcttcaattttttcaacaattttccGGTATAAATGCCATCATGTTCTATCTGGTGTCCATATTCCAGGATTCAGGTGTTAATATTGATCCACAATTAGCTTCGATTATTGTAAATTTtgcattattcatttcatgtcTATTTTCCGGTATATTTATGAATTATTTGGGTCATCGATTATGGTTATTTATTTCCAGCATTGGAATGTCAATGACAATGTTGACGATggcattatattattattttcaatcatcaaatgatcaaacaaGTTGTATACCATTAATctgtttgatcattttttccatttcatttgccTGTGGTTTTGGTCCAATACCATGGATGATTATTGGTGAGATAACACCGATTGAAGCTATGGGAATGGTTGGATCATTTTCGGCCACTACAAATTGGTTATGtgcatttattattacaaaagaatttgatgattttatacATTTTTTAGGCAAACAAGGTGTTTATCTTTTATTTGCTTGTTGTAGTTTTTTATCCATAATATTTGTATGGATATTTGTACCGGAAACGCAAAAacataatgaattgaattaattaatttcacaaaaataaaattaaagcAAACCAAATATTCGACGGATAAAAAATTCGCcttgatgaatgattaatGTTGCAAATGAAAGTGAAATTTGCATATCTTTCCatatttgttgctgttgccgTCGTCTTTCATatagttgtcgttgtcgtcgtcgtcctcgttgttgttttgattttttcatcatcatacgatatatatgaatattacGTCGACTAATCTGCCATCTTATAGAATGTGCTAGTAATACTTTTGCCGTTATAATTGTTAAACGTATTGTTTGCATTAGAAACAATGCACAACcatcataatcgattattttatcaacataaaatttttgttcagcTTGTTCATCTAACATATCGATTATACGAAACATACCAGTACCCGATATTAATCGATAACCAATAAAACGAATATTTTTATAAAGATATGGCCATGAACAATAAATGTATAACCAttgtattgataataatgataaatcagCAATAG
This is a stretch of genomic DNA from Dermatophagoides farinae isolate YC_2012a chromosome 2, ASM2471394v1, whole genome shotgun sequence. It encodes these proteins:
- the LOC124497062 gene encoding facilitated trehalose transporter Tret1-like; the protein is MMMVNKRLRIASWSMYLYSFFALISAISMGMVIGWSSIALNSMQMNSTSVPKLRPQENPIDSSYMTWIGSSITLGALFGCLFGGIIINHFGRRIILIILAIPFTIGWFIISMAQSFLTIIFGRVITGVCVGIICSTVPGYVANIVIPDKRGFLGTCFQLLCSLGALFAAYFGTIFSWNELSLISIIPVIISSIGMYFAPESPIHLIQCKQSKQALQSLERLRTKESDIVIELIELEDRILLNNQQLQTNMDGKSSLTSFLRRPDVYHPMVIAIMLQFFQQFSGINAIMFYLVSIFQDSGVNIDPQLASIIVNFALFISCLFSGIFMNYLGHRLWLFISSIGMSMTMLTMALYYYFQSSNDQTSCIPLICLIIFSISFACGFGPIPWMIIGEITPIEAMGMVGSFSATTNWLCAFIITKEFDDFIHFLGKQGVYLLFACCSFLSIIFVWIFVPETQKHNELN
- the LOC124497088 gene encoding uncharacterized protein LOC124497088, producing the protein MKRRRRQQRPPPIDTQPIYRFNWTALQWHFMLSFSLIFITPLIDVIIFMPTYMDIPRKEFHFSIWTAIIVALLTILANNDIHEQKELMEIRILPIGLFARFLFGFSIADLSLLSIQWLYIYCSWPYLYKNIRFIGYRLISGTGMFRIIDMLDEQAEQKFYVDKIIDYDGCALFLMQTIRLTIITAKVLLAHSIRWQISRRNIHIYRMMMKKSKQQRGRRRQRQLYERRRQQQQIWKDMQISLSFATLIIHQGEFFIRRIFGLL